The proteins below are encoded in one region of Effusibacillus dendaii:
- a CDS encoding mechanosensitive ion channel family protein yields MWIRDVYAKWTSYLNAHDNIWIEVGVTIFKIVLILILARVSVAILKFGVEKIFRKRDHLKISQRRSETAKSLMKNTATYVIYFVALLTVLQQIGVNLGPVLAGAGVVGLAVGFGAQSLVKDVISGFFLVFEDWYSVGDMIEVSGKYMGTVVEIGLRITKIKGMNGEVFIIPNGNITEVTNYSVGNSIAIVDVGVAYEEEISEVTGALTEILKEAEQEIADIVKTPEILGVQNLSPNEVIFRISAECRPTKHWSVGRQLRARIKTGLDRKGIEIAYPRLVTLPSRDRQEKKINREQGQSMQ; encoded by the coding sequence ATGTGGATCAGGGACGTATACGCGAAATGGACAAGTTATCTGAATGCGCATGATAATATTTGGATTGAAGTCGGAGTTACGATCTTTAAAATCGTCTTGATCCTGATTCTGGCCCGTGTATCGGTTGCGATTTTAAAATTTGGGGTCGAGAAAATATTCCGCAAACGGGACCATCTAAAAATCTCACAAAGACGGTCGGAAACAGCCAAAAGTTTAATGAAAAACACCGCTACCTATGTCATTTATTTTGTAGCGTTACTGACGGTACTGCAACAAATCGGAGTTAATTTGGGGCCTGTTTTGGCGGGCGCGGGGGTAGTTGGATTGGCCGTCGGTTTTGGGGCCCAGTCCTTGGTGAAAGATGTAATATCCGGATTTTTTTTAGTGTTTGAAGATTGGTACAGTGTCGGAGATATGATCGAAGTGTCAGGAAAGTATATGGGAACGGTAGTGGAAATTGGACTTCGAATTACAAAAATTAAAGGCATGAACGGCGAAGTTTTTATTATTCCAAACGGCAATATTACGGAAGTTACAAATTACTCTGTAGGAAACAGCATAGCGATTGTAGATGTAGGAGTCGCTTATGAAGAAGAAATATCGGAAGTGACCGGGGCATTAACAGAAATTTTGAAAGAGGCGGAACAGGAAATCGCAGACATTGTGAAAACACCTGAGATTTTGGGCGTACAGAACCTAAGTCCAAATGAAGTGATTTTTCGCATTTCTGCAGAATGCAGACCGACAAAACATTGGTCGGTCGGCAGACAGTTACGGGCACGAATCAAAACGGGGCTTGACCGTAAAGGAATTGAAATTGCTTATCCGCGATTGGTTACCTTGCCCAGTCGTGACCGGCAGGAAAAAAAGATAAACAGGGAACAGGGACAAAGCATGCAGTAA
- a CDS encoding YkuS family protein, giving the protein MNRIAVEANLSPVHEYLKNQGCQVDTLDADHLGANNQYSAIVISGTDQNLMGIQNVAQNCPVINASGLSPQQVYERIQQLQ; this is encoded by the coding sequence ATGAATCGGATTGCAGTCGAAGCAAATTTATCACCTGTTCATGAATATCTGAAAAACCAAGGATGTCAAGTGGATACCCTGGATGCGGATCATTTGGGTGCAAATAACCAGTATTCGGCCATTGTAATTTCAGGCACTGATCAAAATTTGATGGGGATCCAAAACGTAGCTCAAAACTGTCCGGTGATCAATGCTTCCGGCCTGTCTCCGCAGCAAGTTTACGAACGCATTCAACAACTGCAATAA
- a CDS encoding DEAD/DEAH box helicase, which produces MRFEDLHISEPVLRALSEAGFESATAIQAEAIPIAFAGRDMIGQAQTGSGKTVAFSIPMVEKVDTEHDTVQGLIITPTRELCIQVAEEIRKVGSYKGVRTLPVYGGQDIERQIKALKNRPHVIIATPGRLIDHLNRRTVRLRDVSMVVLDEADEMLDMGFIEDIEKILEQCPVDRQTLLFSATMKGAVKELAKKFMKDIKTVSVKAQEVTVPSIEQVYYEVPESKKLDALTRLLDIQNPELAIVFGRTKRRVDELMNALITRGYQADGLHGDLSQRQRDTVMRKFRDGAVEILVATDVAARGLDVSGVTHVYNFDIPQDVDSYVHRIGRTGRAGKSGIASTFVTPREIDHLHLIEKVTKRKIEKRPLPTIAEARIGKQRLAMEQLQNTISSEDLGGYKSLAEEMLEQHDSIQIVSAALKILTKETNEAPVKLTAERPVLRKRAKETGGGRQQRRGSGTHKKPYGATARTGSKQKSGKKNTVYAR; this is translated from the coding sequence TTGAGGTTTGAAGATCTACATATTAGTGAACCGGTTTTGAGAGCATTGTCGGAAGCAGGATTTGAATCTGCAACTGCAATTCAAGCAGAAGCGATTCCGATTGCATTTGCAGGCCGGGATATGATTGGTCAAGCCCAAACAGGGTCAGGAAAAACGGTCGCTTTTTCCATTCCGATGGTGGAGAAAGTAGATACCGAGCATGATACAGTACAAGGTCTTATCATAACTCCTACTCGTGAGTTATGCATTCAAGTAGCGGAAGAAATTCGCAAAGTGGGAAGTTATAAAGGTGTTCGGACGCTCCCCGTTTACGGCGGACAAGATATTGAAAGACAAATCAAAGCTTTAAAAAATCGGCCGCATGTGATCATTGCAACCCCGGGGCGATTAATTGATCATCTAAATCGGCGAACTGTCCGTTTGAGGGACGTTTCGATGGTCGTTTTGGATGAGGCGGATGAAATGTTGGACATGGGATTTATCGAGGATATCGAAAAGATTCTTGAGCAATGTCCCGTTGATCGACAGACGCTGCTGTTTTCCGCCACTATGAAAGGCGCGGTTAAAGAACTGGCTAAAAAATTCATGAAAGATATCAAGACGGTGTCTGTGAAAGCCCAGGAAGTGACGGTACCCAGCATTGAACAAGTTTATTATGAGGTACCGGAAAGCAAAAAATTGGATGCTTTGACACGCCTGTTGGACATACAAAATCCGGAACTGGCCATTGTGTTTGGGCGTACCAAAAGACGAGTGGACGAACTGATGAATGCGCTGATTACGCGCGGTTATCAAGCGGACGGCCTGCACGGCGATCTCAGTCAACGCCAGCGTGATACGGTAATGAGAAAGTTCCGTGACGGAGCTGTCGAAATCTTGGTGGCGACTGACGTGGCGGCACGAGGTTTGGATGTATCAGGCGTTACACATGTTTATAATTTTGATATTCCGCAAGATGTGGACAGTTATGTGCACCGGATCGGACGAACAGGCCGGGCAGGCAAAAGCGGTATCGCAAGCACATTTGTTACGCCGCGTGAAATCGATCATCTGCATTTAATCGAAAAAGTCACCAAACGAAAAATTGAAAAGCGGCCGTTGCCTACCATTGCAGAGGCACGTATAGGAAAACAGCGGCTCGCTATGGAACAACTGCAGAATACGATCTCGTCCGAGGATCTTGGCGGATATAAAAGTTTGGCGGAAGAAATGTTGGAACAGCATGATTCTATACAAATCGTATCTGCGGCTCTGAAGATTTTAACAAAAGAAACAAACGAAGCACCTGTCAAATTGACAGCCGAAAGGCCGGTACTCAGAAAACGAGCGAAAGAAACCGGCGGGGGCAGACAGCAGCGCAGAGGAAGCGGTACTCATAAGAAGCCATATGGGGCAACAGCCCGAACAGGCAGCAAACAGAAAAGCGGCAAGAAGAACACCGTTTATGCAAGATAA
- a CDS encoding CvpA family protein, whose translation MMDLLIICLLSWSTVNGWQRGAYRSMVGCMGIGSAIAVVLFTVPFIKDRLVDGSWAWDLRKWMQDHMQAVPTSIGLSAGGEGPADKLYHLIVVGVAACSVWIGIRMILKVYETLWEETNVRVGSRIAGSLIGFCIGSAGAAYLVDCLGLLSWVKGWEALDQLIGQSVIVTNVIQFVMRF comes from the coding sequence ATGATGGACTTGCTGATCATCTGTTTACTGTCGTGGTCAACCGTAAACGGATGGCAAAGAGGCGCATATCGTTCCATGGTAGGCTGTATGGGTATCGGGAGTGCCATTGCAGTCGTATTGTTCACCGTCCCGTTCATCAAAGATAGGCTGGTAGACGGTTCATGGGCATGGGATTTAAGAAAATGGATGCAGGACCACATGCAGGCGGTGCCAACAAGCATAGGTTTAAGTGCGGGGGGAGAGGGGCCGGCCGACAAACTCTATCACCTGATTGTTGTGGGTGTGGCAGCGTGCAGTGTATGGATTGGAATTCGGATGATTTTGAAGGTGTATGAGACGTTATGGGAGGAAACAAACGTAAGGGTGGGTTCCCGTATCGCAGGTTCTCTGATCGGATTCTGTATTGGGAGTGCGGGAGCCGCATATCTGGTGGATTGTTTAGGACTTTTATCTTGGGTTAAGGGTTGGGAAGCGCTTGACCAGTTAATTGGGCAATCGGTGATAGTTACAAATGTAATACAATTTGTCATGCGTTTTTAA
- a CDS encoding IS607 family transposase, with amino-acid sequence MYRLVTIGEASKVLGVSITTLRRWEKEGRLQPDEITPGGHRRYDLVKLRPELFRLQRSDRTTVAYARVSSHDQKEDLERQKQVLEMYCASQGWTFEVVSDLGSGMNYHKKGLKRLLHAILQDEVGRLVITHKDRLLRFGAELVFAICEAKEVEVVILNQGEDTTFEEDLAKDVLEIITVFSARLYGSRSRKNQKLIEGMKRVVEDAEKP; translated from the coding sequence ATGTACAGATTAGTAACGATAGGCGAAGCTTCAAAGGTGTTGGGAGTATCGATTACAACACTCCGGCGATGGGAAAAAGAAGGCCGTTTGCAACCGGATGAAATTACCCCCGGCGGCCATCGGCGATACGATCTTGTGAAACTGCGGCCTGAATTGTTCCGGCTTCAGCGCAGCGACAGAACAACCGTGGCCTATGCCAGAGTATCAAGCCACGATCAGAAAGAGGATTTGGAGCGACAGAAACAAGTCCTTGAAATGTACTGCGCTTCGCAAGGGTGGACGTTTGAAGTGGTTTCTGACCTTGGATCGGGAATGAACTACCACAAAAAAGGTTTGAAACGCCTCTTACACGCCATCTTGCAGGACGAAGTAGGCAGACTGGTCATCACACACAAAGATCGCCTCCTTCGTTTTGGTGCGGAGCTGGTCTTCGCCATTTGTGAGGCGAAAGAGGTGGAAGTGGTGATTCTCAACCAGGGCGAAGACACTACGTTTGAAGAAGATCTTGCCAAGGATGTTTTGGAGATTATCACGGTGTTTTCTGCACGGCTCTACGGTTCGCGTTCACGCAAGAACCAGAAGCTCATAGAAGGGATGAAGCGGGTGGTTGAGGATGCTGAGAAGCCATAA
- a CDS encoding single-stranded DNA-binding protein encodes MLNRIILIGRLTADPELRYTSSGTAVASFTLAIDRPRVNQMGERETDFINIVVWQKLGELCAQYLRKGRLAAVEGRLQIRSYENKEGQRVRVAEVVADNVRFLDRGDNSGSFEGSGFGAAGGGTGNSGFGGSSGGRGRSNNPGNDDPFIDDGRPIDISDDDLPF; translated from the coding sequence ATGCTGAATCGGATTATCCTGATCGGTCGTTTGACGGCTGACCCTGAACTGCGATATACATCGTCGGGCACAGCGGTGGCATCATTTACGTTGGCGATTGACCGTCCGCGAGTAAACCAAATGGGGGAGCGCGAAACCGATTTTATTAATATTGTGGTGTGGCAGAAACTGGGCGAGCTGTGTGCCCAGTATCTGAGAAAAGGCCGCTTGGCAGCGGTGGAAGGCCGCCTGCAAATCCGCAGTTACGAGAATAAAGAAGGACAACGGGTTCGCGTGGCGGAAGTAGTGGCGGACAATGTACGGTTTCTTGACCGCGGCGATAATTCCGGCAGTTTTGAAGGCTCCGGCTTCGGCGCTGCTGGCGGAGGCACAGGCAACAGCGGATTTGGAGGCTCTTCCGGTGGACGGGGACGCAGCAACAATCCGGGGAATGACGATCCGTTTATCGATGACGGCCGACCGATCGATATCTCGGACGACGATTTGCCGTTCTGA
- the ychF gene encoding redox-regulated ATPase YchF produces the protein MALTCGIVGLPNVGKSTLFNAITKAGAEAANYPFCTIDPNVGVVEVPDERLQKLADIVNPQRILPTAFEFVDIAGLVKGASRGEGLGNKFLSHIREVNAIAHVVRCFEDSNITHVAGKVDPLSDIETINLELIFADLESVERRMERARKGLKGGDKKAQQEVDVLERLKSAFENGKPARSVEMDEEERLLIRDLHLLTIKPVLYVANVSEEEVANADDNPYVQKVRDFAAGENAEVVVISAKVESEIAELEGEDRDLFLQELGLQESGLDRLIKGAYKLLGLITYFTAGEKEVRAWTIRKGTKAPGAAGVIHSDFEKGFIRAEVVRYEDLVGAGSMNAAREKGLLRLEGKEYVVADGDVMHFRFNV, from the coding sequence ATGGCTCTGACATGTGGAATCGTCGGTTTGCCGAACGTGGGCAAATCGACGTTGTTTAATGCGATTACAAAAGCGGGTGCGGAAGCGGCAAACTATCCGTTCTGTACGATCGATCCGAATGTCGGGGTCGTGGAAGTGCCGGACGAGCGTTTGCAGAAACTGGCTGACATCGTCAACCCGCAACGGATTTTGCCGACCGCGTTTGAGTTTGTCGATATTGCGGGACTTGTAAAAGGGGCCAGCCGCGGCGAGGGGCTCGGCAACAAATTTTTGTCCCACATCCGGGAAGTGAACGCCATCGCTCATGTAGTGCGCTGTTTTGAGGATTCAAACATTACGCACGTAGCAGGGAAAGTCGACCCTTTGTCCGACATAGAGACGATCAATTTGGAACTGATTTTTGCCGATCTGGAGTCGGTGGAGCGACGGATGGAGAGAGCCCGCAAGGGGTTGAAAGGCGGCGACAAGAAGGCGCAGCAAGAAGTGGATGTGTTGGAACGGCTGAAGTCCGCTTTTGAAAACGGGAAACCGGCCCGCTCTGTCGAGATGGATGAGGAAGAACGGCTATTGATACGTGATTTGCATTTGCTGACCATTAAACCAGTATTATATGTGGCGAACGTATCGGAAGAGGAAGTGGCAAACGCCGACGACAATCCGTATGTGCAGAAAGTGCGGGACTTTGCAGCAGGTGAAAATGCGGAAGTGGTGGTGATCTCGGCGAAAGTGGAATCGGAAATTGCCGAACTGGAAGGGGAGGACCGCGACCTGTTTTTACAGGAACTGGGTCTGCAGGAATCAGGGCTTGACCGTTTGATCAAAGGGGCGTACAAACTGCTTGGGCTGATCACCTATTTTACAGCAGGTGAAAAAGAAGTGCGGGCGTGGACGATCCGAAAAGGAACCAAAGCGCCGGGGGCAGCGGGTGTCATTCATTCGGATTTTGAAAAAGGGTTTATCCGCGCCGAAGTGGTCAGATATGAAGATTTGGTGGGAGCAGGTTCAATGAACGCGGCCCGCGAAAAGGGGTTGCTGCGGCTGGAAGGCAAGGAGTATGTGGTCGCAGATGGAGACGTCATGCATTTCCGGTTTAACGTATAG
- a CDS encoding cold-shock protein, which translates to MQQGTVKWFSAEKGYGFIATEEGNDVFVHFSAINEDGFKSLEEGQRVSFEIVEGNRGPQAANVTKL; encoded by the coding sequence ATGCAACAAGGAACAGTGAAATGGTTTAGTGCAGAAAAAGGGTATGGATTCATCGCTACAGAAGAAGGCAACGATGTATTTGTTCACTTTAGTGCGATTAACGAGGATGGATTCAAAAGCTTAGAAGAGGGTCAACGTGTCAGCTTTGAAATTGTGGAAGGAAATCGTGGTCCGCAAGCGGCTAACGTAACCAAACTATAA
- a CDS encoding transposase: MADSVNLAMAFSIRVIRTVQEQLKALRKGIEDYLATIPQTLDSIPGIGPIFASGIVAELDVRQFKSHKEAAKYAGLAWTVHQSGKFTANRTRLILSGNRYLKYYMIEAANSVRVHDPVFAEYYAKKKAEPKEFAEGRVLALTARKLMRLVFYLLKTNRLYVPEGGIRQHA, translated from the coding sequence ATGGCGGACTCTGTCAATCTCGCTATGGCTTTCAGCATCCGCGTGATTCGCACAGTACAGGAGCAGCTGAAGGCGCTTCGCAAAGGGATTGAAGATTACTTGGCGACGATTCCGCAAACGCTGGATTCCATCCCCGGCATCGGTCCCATCTTTGCTTCCGGAATAGTGGCCGAACTGGATGTACGCCAGTTCAAAAGCCATAAGGAAGCAGCGAAATACGCAGGGCTGGCTTGGACCGTTCACCAGTCCGGGAAATTTACAGCAAACCGAACCCGGCTGATTCTTTCCGGCAACCGCTATCTCAAGTACTACATGATCGAGGCGGCAAACAGCGTTCGGGTGCACGACCCTGTTTTTGCCGAGTACTACGCCAAGAAGAAAGCGGAGCCAAAAGAGTTTGCCGAGGGACGAGTCCTTGCGCTCACAGCCCGTAAACTGATGAGATTGGTCTTTTATCTGCTGAAGACCAATCGACTTTACGTGCCCGAAGGAGGGATCCGACAACACGCGTAG
- a CDS encoding DUF951 domain-containing protein: MERKQFSLGDVVMMKKSHPCGANEWQIIRMGADIRMKCVKCDRSVMIPRSQFERQMRKVIRQADPGKMDIL; encoded by the coding sequence ATGGAACGGAAACAGTTTTCATTGGGTGATGTGGTGATGATGAAAAAATCTCATCCTTGCGGAGCAAACGAATGGCAAATTATCCGCATGGGGGCAGATATCCGCATGAAATGCGTAAAATGTGACCGCAGCGTGATGATTCCGCGAAGTCAATTTGAGCGGCAGATGCGAAAGGTAATTCGGCAAGCAGATCCAGGGAAGATGGATATTTTATAA
- the yyaC gene encoding spore protease YyaC translates to MPAFKINHAIPDASDQIRNQIINLLSETVSNRPLLVVCIGTDRSTGDSLGPLAGSRLQTLLPDGDCPVYGTLENPVHAVNLADTLQSIQQLYHNPCIIAIDACLGQLNSVGMISVASGPLRPGAGVNKNLPEIGDLHITGIVNVGGFMEYFVLQNTRLSLVMKMAECIAQTLAETLPVFLPAANRKDTRYKPVRFETNYLR, encoded by the coding sequence ATGCCAGCTTTTAAAATAAATCATGCAATACCTGATGCGTCAGATCAGATCCGTAACCAGATTATCAATCTACTTTCTGAAACCGTTTCAAATCGTCCTTTATTAGTGGTTTGTATCGGAACTGATCGGTCTACAGGCGATTCCTTGGGACCATTAGCCGGGAGTCGGCTGCAAACTCTTTTACCTGACGGTGATTGCCCCGTATACGGAACGTTAGAGAATCCCGTACACGCCGTTAATCTCGCTGACACCCTCCAGTCCATTCAACAGCTTTATCACAACCCTTGCATCATTGCGATTGACGCTTGCCTTGGTCAGCTTAACTCGGTTGGCATGATTTCTGTCGCATCGGGTCCTTTGCGCCCAGGTGCCGGTGTCAACAAAAATCTGCCTGAGATTGGCGATCTACATATTACCGGTATTGTCAATGTCGGCGGCTTTATGGAATACTTCGTTCTACAGAACACAAGGCTTTCCTTAGTCATGAAAATGGCAGAATGCATTGCGCAAACGTTGGCGGAAACTCTGCCTGTTTTCTTGCCTGCTGCCAATAGGAAAGATACACGGTATAAGCCGGTTCGATTTGAAACAAACTACCTTCGTTAA
- a CDS encoding DUF3892 domain-containing protein, protein MIGEKIVAIQKDDAGNISKIKTHTGRILGIEEAKRFAAKGGFDSLTSIDEEGNWYIERSAGDGKPEIGGNLTILPEFE, encoded by the coding sequence ATGATCGGTGAAAAAATTGTTGCCATCCAAAAAGATGATGCGGGAAACATCTCAAAAATAAAAACGCATACCGGCCGTATATTGGGAATTGAAGAAGCGAAACGGTTTGCAGCGAAAGGGGGGTTTGACTCTCTTACGAGTATTGATGAAGAAGGCAATTGGTATATTGAGCGATCTGCCGGTGACGGAAAGCCGGAAATAGGTGGCAATCTGACAATTTTACCAGAGTTTGAATAA
- a CDS encoding RNA-guided endonuclease InsQ/TnpB family protein → MLRSHKIALQPNNKQSTYFAKACGVARFAFNWGLAEWKRQYEAGEKPTEASLRRQLNLIKRDQFPWMLEVTKNAPQMAIIHLGQAFKNFFSGRAKYPTFKKKGVHDSFTLTNDQFAVSGKRIRIPNLGWVRMREALRFSGKIMSATISRKAGKWFVSITVDTEDVPPMSESQAIVGVDLGINRLATLSDGTMVTGAKPHKTLLKRLRRLSRSLSRKQKGSKNRAKAKQKLAKLHVRIANIRHDELHKLTTNLASQYGVIVIEDLNVKGMMTNHRLARAVGDMGFHEFRRQLEYKTAMRGGRVIVADRWFASSKACSDCGTKEEDMPLSIREWTCPECGTHHDRDLNAARNLMKLAVSSTATACGESVRPANTGAASTKQEFNVKATYV, encoded by the coding sequence ATGCTGAGAAGCCATAAGATTGCGCTTCAACCGAATAACAAGCAGTCCACCTACTTCGCAAAAGCGTGTGGTGTGGCTCGCTTTGCCTTCAATTGGGGCTTGGCAGAATGGAAGCGACAGTATGAAGCAGGTGAAAAGCCGACAGAAGCGTCACTTCGCCGTCAACTGAACTTGATTAAAAGAGATCAGTTTCCGTGGATGCTCGAAGTGACGAAAAACGCCCCGCAAATGGCAATCATCCATTTGGGGCAGGCGTTCAAGAACTTTTTTTCTGGTCGCGCGAAGTATCCCACATTCAAAAAGAAAGGCGTCCATGACAGTTTTACGTTGACCAACGATCAGTTTGCGGTCAGTGGCAAGCGAATCCGCATCCCGAATCTTGGTTGGGTACGGATGCGGGAAGCGTTGAGGTTTTCCGGCAAAATCATGTCCGCCACCATTTCGCGTAAGGCGGGCAAGTGGTTTGTCAGTATTACGGTAGACACCGAAGACGTACCGCCGATGAGCGAAAGCCAAGCCATCGTCGGTGTGGATTTGGGAATCAATCGTCTTGCCACCTTGTCGGACGGGACGATGGTGACAGGCGCGAAGCCGCATAAGACTCTTTTGAAACGGTTGCGCCGTCTGTCCCGCTCTCTATCGCGTAAGCAAAAAGGTTCAAAGAACAGAGCGAAGGCGAAACAGAAATTAGCGAAGCTCCACGTGCGGATCGCCAACATTCGCCATGATGAGTTGCACAAGCTGACGACCAACCTGGCGAGCCAATATGGCGTGATCGTGATCGAGGACCTAAACGTCAAAGGTATGATGACGAATCATCGCTTGGCGCGAGCGGTTGGCGACATGGGTTTTCATGAATTTCGCAGGCAGTTGGAGTATAAGACGGCGATGCGAGGCGGACGGGTGATTGTCGCAGACAGGTGGTTTGCATCGAGCAAGGCATGCTCAGATTGTGGCACAAAGGAAGAGGACATGCCACTGTCGATACGCGAGTGGACATGCCCTGAGTGCGGAACCCATCATGATCGAGACTTGAATGCTGCAAGGAATCTGATGAAATTGGCCGTGAGTTCCACGGCGACAGCCTGTGGAGAGAGCGTAAGACCTGCTAACACAGGGGCAGCCTCAACGAAGCAGGAATTCAACGTCAAAGCTACCTATGTGTAG
- a CDS encoding peroxiredoxin family protein gives MPKADKGLRPGSIAPLFTLPGVDGETYRLERFRGRPVLLYFLRGTW, from the coding sequence ATGCCAAAAGCAGATAAAGGGCTGCGTCCCGGCTCAATAGCGCCCCTTTTCACATTGCCCGGAGTGGACGGAGAAACATATCGGTTAGAACGGTTTCGCGGTCGACCGGTTCTGCTTTATTTCCTGCGGGGGACCTGGTGA
- a CDS encoding CynX/NimT family MFS transporter, translated as MMMKDRMMKTHGHSRIEMVLLIVGIVLVASNLRASLTTVGPLIGAIVSDTGLSNALAGLLTTLPLIAFAVLSLLAPKIARLFGMEYTLLASLIVLTAGIILRSLPSVVALFIGTGVLGLAIAVGNVLLPSLVKREFPNCVGLMTGVYSMSMNIWGAIASGVSVPIAQGFSLGWRRTLMCWAIFSAVAVIVWFPQLRFRHQPSPYSGAKGRELWGSRLAWQVTLFMGLQSLGFYAAVAWIPEMLHDRGISISTAGWMLSLMQFVSLPVTFIIPVLAGRLSNQRGLVTIIALLYLVGYAGLLMGGTRWISLWIILIGIGQGASISLALTFISLRASNADQAAELSGMAQSIGYLLAAVGPVLFGFLHDLTHAWTISILLLMLASVFQLIVGLGAGRNAQIAPLQSFQQDVSKAQNKKPLEIN; from the coding sequence ATGATGATGAAAGATCGTATGATGAAAACACACGGTCACTCCCGGATTGAGATGGTGCTGCTTATCGTTGGAATTGTTTTGGTAGCGTCCAATCTACGTGCCTCGCTTACGACAGTGGGTCCTTTGATTGGGGCAATCGTTTCCGATACAGGCTTATCTAACGCATTAGCGGGACTGCTCACTACTCTTCCACTGATCGCTTTCGCTGTCCTTTCGCTTCTTGCACCGAAGATAGCCCGCCTGTTTGGGATGGAATACACGTTGCTGGCAAGTCTGATCGTGCTCACAGCTGGCATTATACTGCGCTCTTTACCTTCGGTAGTTGCGCTGTTCATCGGGACGGGTGTGCTGGGTCTTGCCATTGCGGTCGGCAACGTTCTGCTGCCAAGCCTAGTCAAGCGTGAATTCCCTAATTGTGTTGGGCTCATGACAGGTGTATACTCCATGTCGATGAATATTTGGGGGGCCATTGCGTCAGGCGTGAGTGTGCCGATCGCACAAGGATTCAGTCTCGGCTGGCGCAGAACGCTTATGTGTTGGGCAATTTTTTCTGCAGTCGCTGTCATTGTTTGGTTTCCACAGTTACGTTTCCGCCACCAGCCTTCCCCCTATTCCGGCGCGAAAGGTCGCGAATTGTGGGGTTCGAGGCTTGCTTGGCAAGTGACCCTGTTTATGGGACTGCAGTCGCTGGGATTTTATGCGGCTGTAGCTTGGATTCCCGAGATGCTCCATGACAGAGGAATAAGCATCAGTACAGCAGGATGGATGCTCTCATTAATGCAGTTTGTCAGCCTGCCAGTCACATTCATTATCCCTGTGCTGGCGGGACGTCTCTCAAATCAACGCGGTCTCGTTACCATTATTGCGCTTCTCTATCTCGTCGGTTACGCAGGACTTCTTATGGGCGGTACTCGATGGATCTCACTATGGATCATATTGATCGGGATCGGGCAGGGAGCCAGCATCAGTCTGGCGCTTACCTTCATTTCCTTGCGGGCATCAAACGCCGATCAAGCAGCAGAACTATCAGGTATGGCACAGTCGATTGGCTATTTGCTTGCTGCAGTGGGTCCCGTTCTGTTCGGTTTTCTGCATGACCTTACACATGCTTGGACCATATCGATTTTACTGCTTATGTTAGCCAGCGTATTTCAACTGATTGTAGGACTGGGTGCTGGCCGCAACGCACAAATTGCCCCCCTGCAAAGTTTTCAACAGGATGTTTCAAAGGCCCAAAATAAAAAACCCCTTGAAATAAACTGA
- a CDS encoding MarR family winged helix-turn-helix transcriptional regulator — MNRHELLEFRLFVQKCIRLFGSLDQTVTPCGFHLSPSQVFALQELEHKTLTVVELANSLKLDRSSVSRLVDQLVKAEFVHREPNRNNRREVILSLTEKGTNTLQRVRDQSVEFYKRLLSKASEDGQKQIFEGFKLFTTILESEKGDVK; from the coding sequence ATGAACCGACATGAACTATTAGAATTTCGTTTATTTGTTCAAAAATGTATCCGTTTGTTTGGATCGCTGGATCAAACGGTCACTCCTTGCGGGTTTCACTTGTCCCCTTCACAAGTATTCGCATTACAGGAATTAGAACACAAAACATTGACTGTCGTTGAACTTGCGAACTCGTTAAAACTGGACCGCAGTTCTGTAAGTCGTCTGGTGGATCAGCTTGTTAAAGCTGAATTTGTTCATCGAGAACCCAATCGTAACAATCGGCGGGAAGTGATACTCAGCTTGACAGAAAAAGGGACAAACACATTGCAGAGGGTACGAGACCAATCAGTAGAGTTTTATAAAAGATTGCTTTCAAAAGCTTCGGAGGATGGGCAGAAACAAATATTTGAAGGATTCAAACTGTTTACCACGATATTGGAGAGCGAAAAGGGGGATGTGAAATGA